The Negativicutes bacterium region GAGCCTGCGCTATTCCCGGCCGGAAGTGTAAACATATTTCAACCCCGAATTGGAAAAACACAGGCTGGCATAACCATAAACATAGCCTTTATAAAATTGATTGACACGGGAAACCAGCAGAGGAGAAACGACACACTCATTTTTCAGTAAAATGGTTTCCGCCTGTTTATATTGCTCCAATCGGATCGATTCCTTCATTTCTACCGCGGCATTGCGCAGCAATCGATCAAATTCCGCGTTGGACCAGCCGGTTTTAATGGCATTTACCTCGGAAGCAAACAGACCGAGCATATCGTAAGGCTCATTATAAAAGGCGCTCCAGGCCATCAGACCAACCTGATAATTACCTTTTTCTATTTTACTTTGAAAGACTTCCCATTCGCTGTAACTGATTTTAAGAAAGATTCCCAGAGTCTCCTGACAGGTCTGCTGTAAATAGCTGCCCAGCGCATGATACCAATCGGAGGTTCCCGGCAAGGAGAATGTCACGTTTAAGGCGGCCGGATCGTCAGTCAAACCCAGTTCCTGCATGCCGCTGATCAGCAGGTCTTTTGCGCTCAGCTTCTCTTCGGTCAGTTCATTTTGTAGTTTCTGGATCATGTTGCCTGCTGCCTGGCGATAATTTGTGGTGCCAACTGAGATACCCGGCACAACCCAGCCGGTGGCGGCTTCCCGCAGTCCGGCGAAACACATTTCATTGAATTCGTCCCGATCGATCGCCAGCGTAAAGGCTTTGCGAATCTTGAGATTGGAGAACACGGCATCCTCCGTATTGAAGAAAGCGTAGGTTAAGGCGGCGGCAGGATAGGAGTTGTGTTTACTCTCTGCCTGGAGTGAGAATCGTTCCATCTGCTCGCGCTGATCTGTCAGAATCAGATCCAATTCCCCGTTTGTATAAGCCTGCTCCACCGCACTTGCTTCCGGCAAAATCGCATAATTTACTTTGTTCAAAGACACTTTGGCCGCATCCCAATAATGCTCGTTCTTCACCAACACCAGAGAACTGCCATGCGTCCAGCTTTCAATTTGAAAAGGACCGTTGCTGCATGTAAATTGCGCTTCGGTTCCATATTTTTCCGCAAATTCCGTAATTTTGTCCTGCCGCTGCGGATAGTAGACAGCCGTATCCAGAATGCTTAAAAAAGAGGGCATTGGCGCGCCGAGGGTAATCACCAGCGTTTTTTCATCGACCGCTTCCACTCCCAGCGCACCGGCAGGCAGCTTTCCTTCGCTGATTGCCGTATAGTTCAGAAGCGGGCTGAGAAAGGACCGGTTGGGTGATGCTGTCGCCGGATCGACGCTTCTTTGCAAAGAATAAACATAATCCCCTGCCGTGACAGCGACACCGTCCTGCCATTTGTTATCTTTCAGATGGAAGGTCCAGACGCTGCCGTCCTGATTCGATTCCAGGGCGGCCGCATCCCCCGATGCGATGATGTATTTGCCGTTCTGATCTTCCAGCCGTACCAATGCTTCCATGGTATTGTTCAGGATGGTTTTAGCGGCCGCATCAGACCATTTGCTGATATCCAGCGTCTGCGGATCAGCAGACAGGTAGGTATTCAAATATTGCCCGGCATCTTTGGCAGCCGCCGGGTCTTCTTTTACCGCAGCGGCCGGATACGGCAGGCTGCCGCAGGCTGTCAGAACAAGGCAGAGCAGCAGGGTCAGAATAAAAGCCAGCTTTTTTTGCATAACAATCGCCCTTTTCTGTCAATCGATGCCAGAGAGATGTCCGGATCAGCGCAATGCACCCGCTCTAAAAATCGAACTGAACGGATTTGCTTTGTTCCTATTATAGCGAAAGCAAAGCAAAATAGCAATCAAAGAACAGAGCTGCTTCCTTCCGGAAGCAGCTCCCTGCCAGACCATCCTGCAATTTATAATTATTGCTGAATGGGTTGCTTGTCGATATGTTCGTTAAACCAGTTTACCATATGATTGAGACGGTCAATCCGCAGTGTCGGTTTGCCGTTACGGGAAAGATCATGGTTGGCGCCGTCGAAGCGGCATAAGCGGACCTCCCGGCCCAGTTTTTTCAATTGCGCAAAGAACTGCTCGGCTTGTTCCATTGGGCAGCGGTAATCCTGTTCGCTGTGCAGCATCAAAAGGGGAGTATGCACATTTTCCACATATTTCAACGGGCTGAAATCCCATAATTCGTTGACACCGCCAAAGGGAGATACGCCCAGTTCATTTTCGGTAAAGGTATAGCCGATATCAGAACAACCGAAGAAACTCATCCAGTTGGTGATCGAACGTTGGGTCACAGCCGCTTTAAAACGATTGGTATGTCCGACGATCCAGTTGGTCATGAAGCCGCCGTAAGATCCGCCGGTTACAGCCAACCGCTCCGCATCCAGCCAGCTCCATTTGGCCAAAGCCACGTCCACACCGGTCATCAGGTCTTCATAGTCTTTGCGTCCATAATTGTTGATGCAGGCATAGACAAATTCCTGGCTGTAGCCATGAGAACCGCGCGGGTTGACATAGAGCACGGCGTAACCTTGCGCCGCCAAGACCTGGAATTCATGGAAAAATCCGTAGCCGTACATGGTATGCGGGCCACCGTGAATTTCCAGGACCAACGGATATCGGTAACCTTCCTGCCAGCCAAGCGGTTTGATCAGCCAGCCCTGAATATCCCAGCCGTCTGTCGCCTTGTACCAGAATTCTTCCGGTTCCACAAGGGCAATTTCATCGGTAATCTGCTGATTGATCTGCGTCAGTTGTTTTTCTTCGCCGGTTTCCAGATTCAGGATGGAAACTTCGGTGATGTTCGGGGTGTCGCCCCAGCCAAGCGCCGCGAATTTCTGATCCGCACTGAGACTGTAGGCAAAAACCTGACGGTTGCCCCGGCTGACCTGATTGACTTTTTTCGTTTGGGCATCATAGAAATAAAGACTGGTCGCGCCATGGCAATGAGCCTGGAAATAAACGCCTTTGCCTTCGGGTACAAAGACAAATCCGGCTCCGCTGTTGCCCATCCGCATATCGCTGGCTCCGGTATCCCCCAGCGGCAGATCGAAATCTTCCGGCAATATTTTCTCCATCGGCTTGCTGCCATCGGCAGGAACGATATAAAGCTTGGTATGCGTCGCGCCCTGGAATTTTCTGTCGCTGCCGGCAAAAGCCACTTCACAGCCGCAGGGAGTCCAGACGGGATTGCCGTAAGAACCATCGCCATGCGTCAGAGCGGTCGGTTCGCCGCCCTCAGCGGCAACAACGAAGATATCATTTTTCCAATTTTCCAAATCCGCATGTTCGGAATGGTTGGAAGCAAAGGCAATTTTGCTGCCATCGGGAGACCAGGCAATCCCGCTATTGTTATAGTTCCCCCTGGTGATTCGAAGCGGTTTGCTGTCATCTTTCAGATCGATGACCCAAATATGAGCGAATTTATCGGTGTCCAGGAAACCCATGCCGTTCATTTTATAATGGATGCTGTCTATCACGCGGGCTTTGTCTTTGAATTGGTCTGCTTTGGCTTCTTTTTCTTTTTTTGTCAGCGCGGTAAACATGATGTCATCGGTATCGTTTTTGTCCATGCGAGCGATAAAAGCAATTTTGCTGCCATCGGGTGACCAAACAGGATTGGAAGCGCCGTAACGCATATGAGTTAGTTGCCGGGCTTCGCCGCCGCCGTTCTTCAATACCCAAATCTGGTTATCGCCGTTGCGGTTGGCAACAAAAGCCAGACTGCCGCCGCAGGGAGACCAGCGCGGAAAGGAATCGCTTTTGCCGTTGGTGAACGGTTCCGGCTTGCCGCAGCCGCAGCCGGATACCTGCCACAAATTGGACTGGTAGGTTTTGGTTTCGGCATCAATGGTCGTTTCAACATAAATGATTTCTTTGCCATCCGGCGAAATCTGCGGATCTCCGGCCCATTTGATGTTTAAGAGATCCTCTGCTTTGATGGGGCGTTTGTCAGCCATGCTTTAAAACCTCCTGTTAATCGTTCTAGTCAAATGAAAGAAACAAAGTAATATTTCGTTTTTGCCAGACAATCTCCTTCTGCCGCCAAAAAATGTTTTCGTAGGCGAAAAATAAATCAGCGGCAAAAGAAAGAGCAACCGGCTGCCGGACGGCAAGGTTGCTCAGTAGATTTAAAGAGAAAGCAGTTTGATCAGGGCATGCGCGATGATTTCGGTTGCCTTCAGCATCTTTTCGATTTGCAGACACTCATCCGTATTGTGAATGCGATTATCATCGCCGGCAAACTCCGCGCCGAAGGCTACACAATGATCAAATCCTTTGGCATACGTGCCGCCGCCCATGGTGCCGGGCTGATTGACCGTATCACCGGTGACCTCGACATAAACTTCGGACAGCACCCGCACCAGATCGCTGTTGGGATCAACAAACAAGGGTTTGCCAATGCGAACGCCGCTTAAAACGGCGCCGGACGCAGTCAAATGCTCAGCAATGACAGCCGCATGAGGAGCAAAGTCCAAAATGGTCACCGGATAACGAATGTCGATGCTGGCTGTCACAGTATCGTCCTGCGTGGAAATCAAGCCAACATTGAAGGTCAGGCGGCCGTATTGATCGCTGAGATCGACACCGCATTTTTCACCGTTGAAACCCAGACCGATACAGGCATTGTAGGCTTGCACAAAAGGAATTTCTTCCGTCACTTCCGCCAAAAACGCCATCATATGCGAAATGGAATTGACGCCAAGCTGCGGCGTCGAAGCATGCGCCGCCTTGCCGACCAGGCGCAGGGTGGTTATTCCCTCAGCACTGTGGCTGACCTGGCCGCCCAGATCATTGCGGCTCAGATAAGCCTTAAATTTCTCTGCCACCGTTTCGCTTTGTTTACCGCAGTCCAGCAGCGCGTCCACCGCAGGGCAGACCACGTTGGCGGCAGTTCCGCCTTGGACAGAGAGCAGTTTTACTTCGCCTTTGCCCAGTTTGCCGGCGCTGAAATTGGCACGATAGCTGCCTTTTTCACCAAAAGTAACCGGGAACGCCGCATCCGGCGTGAAACCGTAATCAAAACCGCCTTCCACTTCACGGTAATGTTTCACACACTGCATGCCGGATTCTTCATTGGCGCCCATAATCACCCGCACGTTTTTGTGGATGGGAATCCCCAATTCCCGCACGATCTTCATGGCATACAGACTCATTACGCAGGGCCCTTTATTGTCGCTGACGCCGCGCCCATAAATAAAACCGTTTTCCCGGTCGCCGCCCAAGGGATTTTTGGTCCAGCCTTCGCCGAGCGGCACGATGTCGACATGGGCCAGAATACCGATTTTTTGTTCGCCTTCACCCATTTGAGCATAAGTACAGTAATTATCCAGATTGACCGCAGTAAAACCAAGGGCTTCGGCAATTTCCTTTGACTTGGCCAGCGCAGCAGCCGGACCTGCACCGAACGGCTTCCCTTCGACAGCCGCTGTCTTGACGCTGTCAATTGCTACCAGCGAGAAGATATCACGAATCATATCTTCCTGGTAAGCGCGCACTTTTTCCTGGATCGCTTTGTTCAGCTCCATCTAAAAAACACCTCCATCTATTTCATCCCAGAATCAATCGTCTTATTATAACGCAGGAAAGCAGGCTTGTCTATGCGGCGGCGGAATTCCTTACTGTTTTTGCGCCCTCTTATTTATGATACGGCAGATTGTGCTGAATCGAAAATGCGCGATAAAGCTGTTCTGTCAGAATCAGGCGGCAGAGCTGATGCGGAAAAGTCAGCTCAGACAAACGCCACTCGAGTTGGGCCGCCTGCAAAACATTGTTGCCTAAACCAAGAGAACCGCCAATCAGAAAGTTGACGGTGGAAAATCCTTCGGCACCCAGGCGCTGCAGAAGCCCGGCTAACTGCGGTGAACTATAAGGTTTGCCTTGCAAGCTGAGCGCAATGCTATACTCCCCGGCGGAGATGCGGCGCAGAATGCGCTCTCCTTCTTTTGCACGAACCCGGTCTGCTTCTTTGGCTGAAAGTGTTTCCGGCGCTTTCTCTTCCTCCAGCTCAATCATCTGCAGCCTGGCCATGGGGGTTAACCGCTTTTGATATTCGGCCAGACCTTGCCGCAGCCAGGCATCCTTGATTTTTCCGACAGCAATGATGCGTAAGGTCTGCATGTTGAATTTCCTCCTGCCGCTGCGGCGGCTGAAAAAAGGTTGTCCCACAAATCGGGCAACAACCTTCCGCTTTGCTTGAAATCATTGCCGCTTAAGGCGAGGCTGCCACAATGCGCAGCTGCTGCAGATCGGTATCGCTCCTGGTCAGCATTTCTCGTACCGTTCTGACTGCCAGCGCCGGCCGGTTGTTGGTTTGGCTCAGATGCGCCAAAACCAAGTCTTGCGTGCGGGAGGTTAAATTCTGTGCCAAAATTTCAGCGGTCTGCAGATTGGAGAGATGACCTTGCCGTCCGGCTACCCGTTGTTTCAAATACCAGGGATACGGTCCGTTTTTCAGCATTTCCGAGTCGTGATTCGCTTCTAAAACCACATGGTCCGCTATTTTGATGGCTTCCGGCAGCCAGGAGGACGCCACACCCAAATCGGTGACAAATAAAAGGCAATCACCGTTTTTACCGTAAACCAGATAACCCACCGATTCGATCCCATCGTGAGAAGTCGGCAGGCTTTGCAGCGTCAGGTCTCCGATGCTGATCAGATCCTGCGTTGCCAGCTGCCGAAAAGGGTGCTGCTCTGCCTGGGGAATCTGCCGGCAAACCGCTTGCCAGGTAGCCGTGTTGCTGACCAGAGGCAGCGTTTTGGGAAATGTCACGGCCGACAAAGCGTGAATATGATCACTGTGTTCATGGGTTATAAAACAGGCGCTCAGATCCGCCAAATCCAGGCCAAACGGCTGCAGCCGTTTGGTCATGATCCGCGGTCCAATACCGGCATCGATCAGGATCGCGGTCGTATTTTCTACAACCAGACAGGCATTGCCCGTGCTACCGGATGCCAGGGGATAAAAAATCATGGCGATACCTCCCGAATCGATCATGGCGTTCATTGGCTTTGCTATGGCGGGCTTCTTGCAGCGGAACACCGCGTTTACGGTTCGCCAGGAATTTCCAGCCGGCGGATGCTCGCTCCGATGGTTTGCAGCCGTTCGGCGATACGGTCATAGCCGCGGTCTATATGTTCGACGCCGGCAATCACCGTTGTCCCTTCCGCCGCCAATCCGGCGATGATCAGGCAGGCGCCGGCACGCAGGTTCGCCGCCGTGACAGAACTGCCGCGATAGCGCCGGACTCCCTGCACAATCGCCGTCTGACCGTCCACCTTGATATTGGCTCCCATTTGGTTCAATTCTTCCGCATGACCGAAGCGGGATTCGTAAATGGTTTCATGGAAAATACTGCTGCCCTCGGCCATACCAAAAAAAGCCATCGCCGGGGCCTGTAAATCCGTGGGAAAACCGGGATGCGGCAGCGTTTTGATATTGACCGCCCTGGGACGTCCGGTCGCTTTGACCCGAATGCTGTCCAGAGTCGGCGTCACCTCCATGCCGGATTCCCGCAGTTTGGCGGTGACGGCCTCCAGATGCTCCGGTATGACATTGGTCAGCGTGACATCGCCGCCGCTGGCCGCCGCGGCCAGCATAAAAGTGCCCGCTTCAATGCGGTCGGGAATACAGCTGTAGGTACAGCTGCCAAAATAGCGCACGCCGGTAACCCGGATTGTTTCGGTGCCGGCTCCCTTGACTTTACCGCCCATGGCATTGATGAAATTGGCAACATCGATCACTTCCGGTTCCAGCGCGGCATTCTCCATGATTGTCGTACCGTCCGCCATGGAAGCCGCCAGCATCACATTGATGGTGGCGCCTACGGTGGACATGTCGAAGAAAATATGCCCGCCGCTCAAATGCGGCGAACTCAATTTGACTTGCCCGTCTTCCAAAAGGCAGGTGGCGTTCAGCGCCTGAAAACCTTTGAGGTGCTGATCGATCGGCCGGGAGCCGATTTGGCAGCCCCCCGGCAAAGCAACGTTGACTTTGCCTTTTTTAGCCAGGAGAGAACCTAAAAAATAATAAGAAGCCCTTAATTTTACCGCCAAATTCTCAGGGGTCTGCCCGGAAAGGTGTTCCCCGGCAGCGATTCGCCATTCGTATTGTCCCAAACGCGTTACTTTCATCCCGATGGCTTTTAAAATCTCCAACATCACATTCACATCACTGATTTCCGGTAAATTGTCCAGAACCACTGCTTCATCGGTGAGCGCCGAGGCCGCCAGCAAGGCAACGGCAGAATTTTTGGCGCCATTGATGCGTAGACAACCCTTTAACGGATTTCCGCCTTCTACAACAATTCTTTTCATCGAAAAGATCACTTCCGTTTCTTTCATTCTAGATAGACTGCCTGAATTGCAGCGATTCGGCCAAACCGTACGCTCGCTTTAGCGATAAAACAAGCGCTGGGCGGTAAAGGCATCAAAATAGATTTCCCGATTATCCTGCAATAAGACGCGCCAGACCGGCTGCGCCGCCCCGCTTTCTGCGGAAGAGAAAAAACTGAAATAACCAAATTCGATTTCTTTGATCACCAGCCAGTTTT contains the following coding sequences:
- the murA gene encoding UDP-N-acetylglucosamine 1-carboxyvinyltransferase, yielding MKRIVVEGGNPLKGCLRINGAKNSAVALLAASALTDEAVVLDNLPEISDVNVMLEILKAIGMKVTRLGQYEWRIAAGEHLSGQTPENLAVKLRASYYFLGSLLAKKGKVNVALPGGCQIGSRPIDQHLKGFQALNATCLLEDGQVKLSSPHLSGGHIFFDMSTVGATINVMLAASMADGTTIMENAALEPEVIDVANFINAMGGKVKGAGTETIRVTGVRYFGSCTYSCIPDRIEAGTFMLAAAASGGDVTLTNVIPEHLEAVTAKLRESGMEVTPTLDSIRVKATGRPRAVNIKTLPHPGFPTDLQAPAMAFFGMAEGSSIFHETIYESRFGHAEELNQMGANIKVDGQTAIVQGVRRYRGSSVTAANLRAGACLIIAGLAAEGTTVIAGVEHIDRGYDRIAERLQTIGASIRRLEIPGEP
- a CDS encoding S9 family peptidase; this encodes MADKRPIKAEDLLNIKWAGDPQISPDGKEIIYVETTIDAETKTYQSNLWQVSGCGCGKPEPFTNGKSDSFPRWSPCGGSLAFVANRNGDNQIWVLKNGGGEARQLTHMRYGASNPVWSPDGSKIAFIARMDKNDTDDIMFTALTKKEKEAKADQFKDKARVIDSIHYKMNGMGFLDTDKFAHIWVIDLKDDSKPLRITRGNYNNSGIAWSPDGSKIAFASNHSEHADLENWKNDIFVVAAEGGEPTALTHGDGSYGNPVWTPCGCEVAFAGSDRKFQGATHTKLYIVPADGSKPMEKILPEDFDLPLGDTGASDMRMGNSGAGFVFVPEGKGVYFQAHCHGATSLYFYDAQTKKVNQVSRGNRQVFAYSLSADQKFAALGWGDTPNITEVSILNLETGEEKQLTQINQQITDEIALVEPEEFWYKATDGWDIQGWLIKPLGWQEGYRYPLVLEIHGGPHTMYGYGFFHEFQVLAAQGYAVLYVNPRGSHGYSQEFVYACINNYGRKDYEDLMTGVDVALAKWSWLDAERLAVTGGSYGGFMTNWIVGHTNRFKAAVTQRSITNWMSFFGCSDIGYTFTENELGVSPFGGVNELWDFSPLKYVENVHTPLLMLHSEQDYRCPMEQAEQFFAQLKKLGREVRLCRFDGANHDLSRNGKPTLRIDRLNHMVNWFNEHIDKQPIQQ
- a CDS encoding Sapep family Mn(2+)-dependent dipeptidase is translated as MELNKAIQEKVRAYQEDMIRDIFSLVAIDSVKTAAVEGKPFGAGPAAALAKSKEIAEALGFTAVNLDNYCTYAQMGEGEQKIGILAHVDIVPLGEGWTKNPLGGDRENGFIYGRGVSDNKGPCVMSLYAMKIVRELGIPIHKNVRVIMGANEESGMQCVKHYREVEGGFDYGFTPDAAFPVTFGEKGSYRANFSAGKLGKGEVKLLSVQGGTAANVVCPAVDALLDCGKQSETVAEKFKAYLSRNDLGGQVSHSAEGITTLRLVGKAAHASTPQLGVNSISHMMAFLAEVTEEIPFVQAYNACIGLGFNGEKCGVDLSDQYGRLTFNVGLISTQDDTVTASIDIRYPVTILDFAPHAAVIAEHLTASGAVLSGVRIGKPLFVDPNSDLVRVLSEVYVEVTGDTVNQPGTMGGGTYAKGFDHCVAFGAEFAGDDNRIHNTDECLQIEKMLKATEIIAHALIKLLSL
- a CDS encoding peptide ABC transporter substrate-binding protein, which translates into the protein MQKKLAFILTLLLCLVLTACGSLPYPAAAVKEDPAAAKDAGQYLNTYLSADPQTLDISKWSDAAAKTILNNTMEALVRLEDQNGKYIIASGDAAALESNQDGSVWTFHLKDNKWQDGVAVTAGDYVYSLQRSVDPATASPNRSFLSPLLNYTAISEGKLPAGALGVEAVDEKTLVITLGAPMPSFLSILDTAVYYPQRQDKITEFAEKYGTEAQFTCSNGPFQIESWTHGSSLVLVKNEHYWDAAKVSLNKVNYAILPEASAVEQAYTNGELDLILTDQREQMERFSLQAESKHNSYPAAALTYAFFNTEDAVFSNLKIRKAFTLAIDRDEFNEMCFAGLREAATGWVVPGISVGTTNYRQAAGNMIQKLQNELTEEKLSAKDLLISGMQELGLTDDPAALNVTFSLPGTSDWYHALGSYLQQTCQETLGIFLKISYSEWEVFQSKIEKGNYQVGLMAWSAFYNEPYDMLGLFASEVNAIKTGWSNAEFDRLLRNAAVEMKESIRLEQYKQAETILLKNECVVSPLLVSRVNQFYKGYVYGYASLCFSNSGLKYVYTSGRE
- a CDS encoding MBL fold metallo-hydrolase, whose product is MIFYPLASGSTGNACLVVENTTAILIDAGIGPRIMTKRLQPFGLDLADLSACFITHEHSDHIHALSAVTFPKTLPLVSNTATWQAVCRQIPQAEQHPFRQLATQDLISIGDLTLQSLPTSHDGIESVGYLVYGKNGDCLLFVTDLGVASSWLPEAIKIADHVVLEANHDSEMLKNGPYPWYLKQRVAGRQGHLSNLQTAEILAQNLTSRTQDLVLAHLSQTNNRPALAVRTVREMLTRSDTDLQQLRIVAASP
- the rlmH gene encoding 23S rRNA (pseudouridine(1915)-N(3))-methyltransferase RlmH, which encodes MQTLRIIAVGKIKDAWLRQGLAEYQKRLTPMARLQMIELEEEKAPETLSAKEADRVRAKEGERILRRISAGEYSIALSLQGKPYSSPQLAGLLQRLGAEGFSTVNFLIGGSLGLGNNVLQAAQLEWRLSELTFPHQLCRLILTEQLYRAFSIQHNLPYHK